In the Hordeum vulgare subsp. vulgare chromosome 7H, MorexV3_pseudomolecules_assembly, whole genome shotgun sequence genome, one interval contains:
- the LOC123409598 gene encoding protein DMP7-like: MATPAASTGANGDVEAANSKRAPADGKTPVTQKVLSVSANLAQLLPTGSVMAYQILAPSFSNQGKCYPSNWWITLGLVVVLAASCMFFAFTDSIVHNGKVYYGLAMYRRLNIFNISKTEEHEEFRDIPGELERRRLRKQDFVHAFLTVIVFLTMAFSDVGLQNCFFPHADTDTQQLLKNLPLGMAVFSSLVFTIFPSKRNFIGCNDPNSEKNSDIANSNSDKKSDTTKTEPASSSSTAPPPTSSVCPACHGHNLS, from the coding sequence ATGGCAACGCCGGCAGCGTCCACCGGCGCCAACGGCGACGTGGAGGCTGCGAATAGTAAGAGGGCCCCAGCAGACGGCAAGACGCCGGTGACCCAGAAGGTGCTGTCGGTGTCGGCAAACCTGGCGCAGCTGCTGCCGACGGGGTCGGTGATGGCGTACCAGATACTGGCGCCGTCCTTCAGCAACCAAGGCAAGTGCTACCCCTCCAACTGGTGGATCACACTCggcctcgtcgtcgtcctcgccgCCTCCTGCATGTTCTTCGCCTTCACCGACTCCATCGTCCACAACGGCAAGGTGTACTACGGCCTGGCCATGTACCGACGCCTCAACATATTCAACATAAGCAAGACAGAGGAACATGAGGAGTTTCGTGACATTCCGGGGGAACTCGAGAGGCGGCGCCTCAGGAAGCAGGACTTTGTCCATGCCTTCCTCACCGTCATCGTCTTCCTCACCATGGCCTTCAGCGACGTCGGGCTCCAGAACTGCTTCTTCCCTCACGCCGACACCGACACCCAGCAGCTCCTCAAGAACCTGCCGCTGGGAATGGCCGTCTTCTCCAGCCTAGTCTTCACCATCTTCCCCAGCAAAAGGAACTTCATCGGATGCAACGACCCAAACAGTGAGAAGAACAGCGACATCGCCAACTCAAACAGTGACAAGAAAAGCGACACCACCAAAACTGAACCAGCGTCGTCGTCTTCCACTGCGCCCCCTCCAACTTCAAGTGTATGCCCTGCATGCCATGGTCATAATTTGTCCTAG